CGCTGAAAGAGGGCTGGGATTGCCCCTTTGCCTATATCCTTGCGTCCCTTGCCAATAAGACAAGTCAGGTTGACGTGGAGCAGATTTTGGGCCGGATTCTCCGTCTTCCACATACGAGCCAACACACGCAGAGTGCGCTCAATATGTCCTATGTGCTGACTTCTTCCAACGACTTCAACAATACTGTGGCGCATATCGTCAAGGGCTTGAACAGCGCAGGATTCAGCGATAAGGACTATCGGATCGGTGAGTCCGCAAAACCGCAGATTCCCGAACAGGCAGCAGAGCAAATCACGCTGCCTGACCCGCAAGGAACTTCCAAACCGGAAAGCGCCGAGGACGATTTTTCGGGGCTGGATGGGAAATTGATCGGGGCAGAGTTGGAGCGGCGCAGAGAACAAGTGCAAACGCCTGAAATCGCCCCGAAAGCCGACACCATGCTGGATGCTGCCGCAGAGGTCGAAAAGGCGTACACAGACGCAATTCAGCAGACCGGCAATGATCCGGTGATGGACAATCTTCCGTGGGAGGTGCGGGATAAAGTGAAATCGTTTGGGGTAAACCCGCAGTTCCGGGAAGATATTGAAACGCTGCAAATCCCGCAGTTTTTCCTGAAAGTTGAGCAATCTTTGTTTACGGACGGTTCTTTTGAACTGCTGGACAAGGAAATGCTGGCAGAGGGCTTTACCCTCAAGGGCAAGGCATACGACGTTGATTTTGCCGCCGCAGACGATGAAATCCGCGAAATCGACGTGCGGGAGCAGGACGGCGGTTTGCCGAAGGTGTTCAAGATGGAGAGTGCCGAGCAGCGGTACTTCAAGGAGTGGTTCAACAATCTGCCACCGGAAAGCCGGGTGCGTCAATGCAAGGAAATGATGTTCAATCAGCTTAACAAGCTGAATATGGTGGACGCTGCCGAGCTGCGTGCCTACATAAACCGTATCGTGGACGATATGGACAAGGCGCAGCTTGCCGCCATGGAGAAAGCCCCGCTGGGCTATGCGGCGAAGATCCGTGACAAGATTGAAACGTTGCTGGAAGTCCACTATCGGGAAACTTTTGAAAAGTGGCTGGAAACGGAGCGCATCGTCTGCAAGCCCTATTTCCGTCTGCGCCCCTCTATCCATCCTGCCACATATACCGACATATATGCCCGTTCGCTGTACACGGCGGAGAACGGCGATATGAACAAGCTGGAAGAAAAGCTGATTGTGGAGTTGACCGCCCTGCCGAATGTCCGCTGGTGGCACAGGAATATTGCAAAGCAGGATTTTGCAATCAATGGCTTTATCAAGCATTATCCCGATATTCTGATTATGACCCAAAGCGGCAAGCTCATCTGCGCGGAAACCAAGGGCGAACATCTGAAAAATGATGGTAGCCGGGAGAGGATTGCTCTCGGTCAAGCGTGGCGTACAGCAGCGGGCAAGGATTATCGCTATTATATGGTGTTTGAGAATGACGAAAACCTCTTGCCGGGTGCAATGAGCATGAGTCAGTTTATCGACACGGTAAAGGCGCTGTAAGGGAGGTGCGTGTTTTGAAACTGCCGTATGAAAACGAACTGTATGAGCTGCGAAAATGGATAGACAATACAAATACGCCCTTAAATATGCAGTTTCTCCATACGCCTCAGAAAATTCAGCGCATTCACCAGTGGATCGGCGTAATAGCAAAAGAAACACAAACGGAGTATCCTTTCTACGCTGCTATGCTGCCTGGTATTGCAAACATTCTTTTTCAAGGAAACGGTATGAGCCCCGCACTTGTGAATCCTGTTGCCTTTGGTGAGCTGATGGTAATTATTTGCCATATCGGAGCAGAACCTTCCATTGCCCGGTTCTGGTCTGCAATTCATCCGCGGATTGTGAATGTCTCCCATGAGTTATATGTAGATGGTCACTACTCAACCGCAGCAGAAAAGGCGGTCAAAGAAGTAGAATCTCGTCTGCGTGAAAAGTTTTTGGAGTTAAAAACCGGCGCAGCAGTTCCCGCGAAGATTGGTGATGTGATTGGCGCACTTATGAGCGAGAACGGCGCTTTCAAATTCTGTGACACAACTACCACCAGCGGCAGGGACTACCGACGCGGAATCCAATCTCTGTTTGAAGGAATCGTGGCAGCCTATCGCAATCCTGCGGCTCATGCCAATCTTCAATATGAAAAACGTGAGGCTATGGAGCAGATTATGCTGGCAAGTCAGTTGATGTATGTGTTGGACAAACCACAATTATGAGGAGAATCTATGGATTTTAGAAAACTTCCATCTAATTCTGAAGGGTTACTGTTAAAGCTGGTCTGTTCAGAAAACCCTACGCAGGTATTGCGGGAACAATACAACGGGCTTTCTATGCAACAAGAGCAAGAACTTGACGGTATCATAAGAGAGCTAAAAGGACTCGGCTATATTGATGTTAAATGGGCTGATAATGAGCCATACTTTGTCATTCTAAATAATTCTGCAAGAACATATAGTGAACGATTGGCTGAGTATAACGCGCATAACCCCATCAATGCAACACAAGGGAAAAAGGTGAGAAATACAATTTTCATAAGCCACCGATCAACTGATAAAGGTATTGCGGATATGCTTGTTGACTTTTTTGCAGGAACCGGAATTTCTAAGGAAACGGTTTTCTGCTCTTCTCTGCCGGGCAACGACATAAATGAACGCATTTCTGATGAAGTCAGATCTGCGCTGAAAAGCAGCGCAGTTAGCATTGCGATTCTTTCGCATGATTACTATCAGAGTGCCTATTGCCTGAATGAAGCGGGGGTGCTCTGGTATGAGGACGTTCCTGTAATTCCAGTTGCCTTGCCGGAAATTAATTCGGGCAACATGTACGGATTCCTAAATAACGAATATAAGTTAAGACGGTTGGATTCCGATACAGATATTTCATACATTTATGATACTGTGAGCGAAGCGGTATCGGCTCCGCACACAAAAGCGAGTCTTATCACGTACGAGAATAATAAACTTAGAACAAGGTATGCAGAATATTTGAAAGCGAGAGAATTGCCCCCGGGTGGTTCTGATAATTCCATCGCAGATACTATTGCAGAAATAACCACTGACGATGAACGAATCGTGCTATACTACATACTTCATGAAAATGTTCGAAAAGTCTCTAAATCTACTATTTCAAGCTGGTTAAACAAATGCGAAATCCGTGGCGTAAATGTCGATAACGCGTTTGATCTGCTGTCATCTTTTGATAACGGGGCTTTGAATAACGATACTCTGGAATTTGGCATCGACACTTTTCGCAAATACTCTGCAAACGCAGCACAGATACTTCCACCACTTAAAAAATGCGTAGATCAGCATATTGAATTAGCCGTCAACATATTCAAAAAAATCTGGTCAGATGACACGCTTGACATTAATATACGGCTGTTTATTGCTTATATCGTGGAAGAGAGAATGCGCGCGTTTGGTGACCGTTGGATGGCAGAAGGAGAAATCGAAAATATAAGGCAGTGGGAGAGCAAAAACACACTTGATTCCACACTTTCAAACAACTATGGAAGTTGCCTTGAATTTTTTGTTCAAAATGAGCTTGTATATGCAAGCAGTTGGACAAGCTATGGAAATCCGCGAGAGTATACTTTATTCCCTTCTCTACAGGAACTCCTTTTTAATTGTCCCCATAAGATTATGGAGGAATTGCAAAAAGTCAAAGATGCCTATCATTTGGATTTGCCATTTTGAGTTTTAAGAAGTCCAGCATCACGTCAAACGGCGCGATGCTGGGCTTCTTACTTAATTCCATTCCTCAGCTAAGAGAAAATCGCGGATATTTCGGTGTTTGATCCCATTTCGGCTCATATCGAACTCATCGAGAGAAACAACGTACTTTGGGAAGTTATCACGGATGCTATCATACGCGCCAAACTCGCGGTTAACCGTTTCATCGGAGGCGAGCAGATAGCACACCTGAACATACAGCTTTTCGCCGCGCTTGTCGCATACAAAATCAATTTCCTTATCTCCCGTTCTGCCGACAGTCACTTCGTAACCCCGGCGTAGCAATTCCAGATACACGATATTCTCCAAAATGAGATTGATGTCCCGCATATTGCCGCCGAAAACAGCCTCGCGGATGCCGTGATCGGCAATATAGTACTTCTCATTGGAGGCAAGGATCTGTTTGCCCTGCAAGTCCTCCCGCTTCACCTGATAGAACAGGTACGCCTCGCAGCAGTATTTGATATAGTTCAGAATTGTTTCCGGGGCGACGGTGCGCTGCTCGTTTTTCAGGAACTTTGCAAGAGAGGTCGCCGAGAAGGTCGTTCCCACATTGGCGATCACATAGGCAATGATCCGTTCCAGCAAATCTACATCCCGGATTTTATTCCGCTTCACGATGTCCTTGAGCTGGACAGAGTTGAACAGATCGTGAAGATATTGCTTGGACGGCGAATCCGCATATCGGAGATTTGCGAGATAGGGCATCCCTCCGGCGAGCAAATACTTTTGGAAACACTGCTGGATGGAGGTATCGGGCGCAATTGAGCGATATAGCTCCATGAACTCTGCGAAGGAGAACGGATAGATCACAAACTCCACATACCGTCCGCCCAAATAGGTCGCAAGCTCACCGGACAGCAGCTTTGCATTGGAGCCGGTGATATAGATGTCGCAATCCAGCGAGACGCGGAGAGAGTTGATGCACTTCTCCCAGCCCTTGACCTCCTGAATCTCATCGAAAAAGAGGTAGATCTTGCCGCCGATCTCCTTGGCGCGTTTGGTGATCTCGTCGTGCAGCGCCTGCGCGGTTTGCAGGTGGGAATAGCTCATATCTTCAAAATTGATGGAGATAAACTGCGTCGGGCTGACGCCGGACTCCGCAAGCTCCTGCTGGATCAGCTCCAACATGACCGACTTTCCGCAGCGGCGGATACCGGTCATGACCTTGACCAGCTCCGTTCCGATGAACGGACGGATACGGCTCATATACAGTTCGCGTTTAATCATAAAACTTCACCCTCCTTCCGTGGCTGACCACAGTATATCACATTTACGATTGAAACTCAATGGAGAAATTGCAAAAATATAAGTTATAACTGACAAAATACAAAATTCGACAAATGATTTTAGATAAGGCTTTGCTATTCAAGCAAAGCCCTGCAAAGGTAAGATTCCACCCTTTATTGGCACACGAAATGCCGTTATCACAAGGCGGAGTGGCAAGATGGGCAGGAAATTCAAGCGACGTACTGGCGATATTTTTCTCCATATTCGCCCCGAAATGCAGCAGAAAATGAAACAACCATCGGCATATCCGTTGGACGGTCATGCCGATGGCTGTGTGTTTCATCAGAGCTTTCATTCGATTTTTGAGGGCGGTAGTAGTGTGTCATTTTCGCGCCTGCAATCCGATTTTCCATACACCATTTTTACACCATTTCGGCGTGGAGTAGTATGGAATTGCATGAAGTTATATAGTGGAAATTTGTGCAGAAAATACGCTGAAATCAAGAATTATCGGCATTTATGGAGTACTATTGAGATATAGAATCAGGTGAATCGCCCTCGATACCTAATTTCATAGTTTTTCGCTCTCCTTAAAAAGTCTTGATTTTCAAGGGTTTCCGGAATCCGGCGTGTTTGGCTTACGCCATTTTTACGCCATTTTCGCATGGACTTATATGCCAAGAAACCCTGCCTGATTCAAATTGCCGTACAGCCTGATCCAAGGATTCAGATGTGACATGGACGTATCTGTCCATCGTTGTTTTTATACTTGCGTGACCCAGCAGCTTTTGCAGCACTTTGGGCTGTACGCCGCATTCAATCGCTCTTGTGGCGTAGGTATGGCGTAAAGCGTGCATACAGAATTTTTCGATTCCTACTTCGTCGCATAGAGAAAAGAGCCTACTGCAACGACATAATTATAGCAGATAGGTTCTTTTCTCTCAAGCTGTTTTTACAAATTATCTTTTGCCGTCAGATCACCAGCTTTTGGCTGATGTACTCTTCAAACTCCCGGCGCTTGACCAGCTTTTTCGTCCTGACGAGCAAAACGAAGGGGCAGTTGGGCGCTCTCAGCATACTGTCGATCTTGTTGATGCCGATGTTGCTGTACTCCGCTGCTTCTCTGGCGGTCAGCGTCATTTTGTGGTGGATGGGGACGGTGAGGATGTTGTCCATGGAAATGTCTCCTTTCGTGGTGCTTAACCAACGGACACATTTTCCGGTTTTGTCCGAAAAATTTTTTAGGTCGAAGGAGCGAGGTCTGCGCTTTTGCTCCAAAAGGTCCTTTCACTATTCAACGGGCAGAATGAATCGAGGTGTCACGGTTTTGCCTCACGAGTGTTTGCCTCTCACTTTACAACGGACAAAATTCTTGCAAATTAGGGGGTAGCGCAAAAAATTTTCCTTCCATAGCGAAAGCGGCAGATATGGCGATTCGAAAAGCCACAAAGCATATTGCAAAAACTCCTGGAGGGGTTGTGTTACAGTGCACAGGATCCATCAATACCGATGAGCTTATACGCATTGTAGATGATAGAGCAGTTCGCAGCGTGGTTAGCACTGGGTTCGGTTTTGATGTGATTGCATTGGAAGAAAACGGTTCTCTCCTATTCGCACGAAGGTATAAAAAATGAGCCGCCCCCCCTCCAGTAACGGGAAGAGGTTCGGCTCGAAAAACGGAAACACGAGTTTCCTCACTGTCAGTATATGCAATTCCCGAAAAAAGTCAAGAGGGATTTTGTGATGAATGTTGAAATCGCCGAATAACACACGGACATGTTTTTGCCTTTTGTCCGGAAAAAGATGCGCAATATTTTCAAAAAGCCCTCTACTACACAGCGGACATTTTCTGCCGTTTTTTAAGTATCGGAGAAGAAAAAATGTCCCCGCTTTCGAAAAAGCGGGGACATCACGATCTGCGAATATTGAGATTTGAGAGAACGGCAAGCACAGCCGCTGTCCGGACACACGGCGATTTTGGGAGTATCCCAAGCCCTTTGCATTTGGCATACAGCCCGATGCTCAGAAGGTATCCGATTATGAATCATTCAGTGCCGGGCGCTTGCTTTCTTCATGAACTCCAGATAAAGACTGTACAGCACGGCGCAGACGGGAACGCTGAACAGCATCCCTAAGATGCCGAATGCTTCGCCGCCGATCGTAACAGCCATCAACACCAACAGTCCGGGAAGCCCAACGGACTTACCGACCACCTTGGGATAAATCAGGTTGCCCTCCACCTGCTGCAAAACGAGCAAAAAGAGAATGAACCACAGAGCCTTGCCGGGTTCTGCCAGCAGGATCAAAAACGCACCAAGACCGCCGCCGAGCCATGCGCCGAAAATCGGCACCAGCGCAGTAACAGCCACAAACGCCGAGACCGCACCGGCATACGGGATCCCAAGGATCAGCATTCCAAAGAAGCACAGAACGCCGATGATGACCGCTTCGGTAAGCTGACCGCTGACAAAATTTGTGAAGGTCTGGTTGGTCAGAGAGGCGATACTCAGCAGCCGCTGCGCCTTCTTTTGCGGAAGGACTGTCACAACGAGCTTTTTCAAATGTGCTGCGACGACTTCCTTCTTTGCAAGCAGATACAGCGCAAAGACAAGTCCCAAGAGAACGTCCACCAAAACGGATAGGACGGAGGTTGCCGCACCCCACGTCACGGTGAGGATGCCGCTTCCCTCGTCGCTGATCAAGGCGGTGAGCTTCTCGATCAACAGGTCAGAGTCTATGGTGTATTCGGGCAGGACAATCTTATATTTTGCGGCAAACTGGACAACGCCTGTCCACCACCGCCCGATCTCCTCCACATAGAGCGGAATGTTTTGGACAAACTCTTCGCCGGATTCCCGCAGGCTGGGGATCATCATAAACACCACGGCAAACAGAATTCCAAAGACAAGTACGGTGCTTGCTGTCAGGCACACAGGGCGGACCAGCTTTGCAGGAGCTTTGCGGCACACCTTGTTCCAGCAGCACTCCAACGGTCGAAGGACTACGTTGATCAAAAAAGCAATCGCGCCGCCGATCAGAAACGGAGTGAACAGCGCAAGCACCTTGCCGAGAAACCGCAAAACAGCGTCAAGGTTTACCAGCGCCCATGCGAATACGATCAGCAGCACCAGCGTGCGGGCAATATAGCGAATGATCGTCTGCCACTTGCTTCCCTGCGGTGCGGGATTCTCGTTTCTGTCACTGGCTGTGTTTTGTGGTTTTTTCTCCATGTATTTCCTTTCCGTTGGTATGGGGAGTCCCGTCAAATCCGGAAGCACTTTTGCAGGGCTTTATACTCACCCAACGCCAAAATCGTAATGTCATCGGACAATATAGTGTCCGGCGTAACGGAAACATCCGTTTTTCCGGCTCGTTTGATGCCAAGAATGTTGATGCCAAACTTTCTGCGGATATCCAGCTCACCAACGCTTTTCCCGATCCACGCCTCCGGCACCTGCACTTCAAAGATGGCGTGCTGCTCGTCGATCTCTATGTAGTCGAAAATATGGTCGGCAGTGAATCGGATCGCCGCCCATTTTGCCACCTGTTTTTCCGGGTAGACTATATGGTCTGCACCGTTGCGAAGCAGAAACTTTGCCTGCACATCACGCTCGGCACGGGATACCACGCATTTGGCACCCAGTTCCTTCAGCAGCGAGGTGGTTTCCAGCGAGTTCTGAAAATTACCGCTGATGGTCACAAAACAAACATCAAAATTTCCGATACCCAGCGAACGCAGAAACTCCGCATTGGTGCTGTCGCCGATCTGTGCGTTGGTGACAAACGGAAGCACATCGTTGACCCGTTCCTCATTGGTATCGACTGCCATGACCTGATGCCCCAGTTGAGAGAGCTGCATGGCGATATGCCGCCCGAAGCGGCCTGCTCCGATCAATAAAACATTTTTCATGGGATAGATGCTCCTTTACTTATCCAATCATGATTCTTTCCTGCGGCAGCTTTGCGTTGCCGGTTTTTTTGCTGGACACCGCTGCATAAATGAGTGTAAGCCCGCCGACCCTGCCCAGATACATCAGCGCGATCAATACCACCTGCGAGGGAATATGCAGCTGCGGCGTAATACCCAATGTCAGTCCAACCGTGCCTACCGCCGACGCTGCTTCATACAGGCAGGAGGACAGCGGGAGATTTTCATACACGCTGATAAAAACGCCTCCGCCAAAGAACAGCGCAAGGTACATCGTCAGGACGGTTGCGGCGGTTTTGACGGCGCTGCCATCGACTCTGCGCCCAAAGAATTGGGCGCTGTCCCGCTGGCGGAAGGTTGCGGCAGCATTGGAAAGCAGAACTGCCAGCGTGGTGGTTTTCATGCCGCCTGCCGTAGACCCAGGAGAGCCACCAATGAGCATCAGAAGGATCATCACGCCCAGCGATGCACCGGACATGGCGGGTAGATCGACTGTGTTGAAGCCCGCCGTTCTCGGCGTGACCGATTGGAACAGGGCTGCCTGAACCCGCGCTCCGAGGGGAAGGGCATCAAAGTCCACAAAGAAGAAAAACAGCGCCGGAAGGACGATCAGCGTGAGTGTCGTAACGAGAATGACCTTACTTTGCATTCGATAACGGTGAAACCGCCACTTGTTTTCAAAGATGTCATCCCACGTCAGAAATCCGATGCCGCCGGTTATGATCAGCAGCATGACCGTGATATTGATCACCGGATTTTGGACATAACCGGTGAGAGAGGGATACAGGTTATGGTTCGTTCCCAGAATGTCAAACCCTGCGTTGCAAAAGGCGGAGATGGAATGGAATACCGCTATCCAGACGCCACGCCATCCGTAGTCCCGGCAAAACACCGGCAGCATGGCGAGCGCACCGATCAGTTCGATCAGAAATGTCCCTCGCAGGATGAACCGTGTCAGCCGGACGATCCCTCCGACCTTTGGCGCTGAGATGGCGTCCTGCATGGTGCTGCGCTGCATCAGAGAGATCCTTCGCCCGGACAGCAGCGCAAACGATGCCGCCACAGTGACAACACCGAGCCCGCCTATCTGAATCAGCGTCAGGATCACCGTCTGGCCAAAGACCGACCAATAGCTGCCGGTATCCTGCACCACAAGACCCGTCACGCAGACGGCAGAGGTTGCAGTGAAAAGCGCTTCATGAAATGGCGTTACGCACCCGGCTGTTGTGGAAAGCGGCAGCATCAGCAGCAGCGCTCCGAGCAGAATGACCCCAGCAAAGCCCAATATGATAATTTGAAAAGACGAAAGGCGGCGCTTTCTGCAAACCATTTCTTCCGACATCATCCTCACCCCTTATGAATCGTGCGATCGCTTTATTGTTCGCAGGCCAAACAGACGCCACATTGCCTGACTGTGATGAAGGATACCCTGTACGCACTTAGATCGGAGACCGTGATCTCCAAATTCTGAGCGGTAAAGGAATCGCCCTTACTGGGGACTCTATTCAGCTGCTCCATGACCCAGCCGCCGACGGAAACACTGTCCGATTCCAGCTTGACGCCAAAGAATTCCATAAAATCCTCCAAGCTGACGGAGCAGTCCACACGGTAGGTATTCTCGTCCAGCTTTTCAAAATCTTCTTCCACCTCGTCGTGTTCGTCCCAAATTTCACCGACCAGTTCTTCCAGAATATCCTCCATCGTAACAATACCAAGCGTTCCGCCAAAATCATCTACGACTACGGCGACATGGGACTTCTGATGCTGGAGCATTTTCAAAATATCCCGGATCTTCGTGTGCTGATAGACAAACAGCGGCTCCGTCATGATCTCCGCAATAGGCTGATCCGTCATCTTGCCGCTGATATAGAAGTCCTTCTGATGAAGAACACCAACGATCTGATCGATGGTATCCCGGTAGACCAGCAGACGGGAAAAGCGGGACTGCGTAAAGGCTCTGGCAATTTCCTCATGGCTTTCGCCGATGTCCACGGCCTCCAAGTCGATTCGATGGGTCAAAATTTCTGCCGCCGTCAGGTCACGGAACTCAAGAGCATTGCGCAGCAGCTCGCCCTCGTTTTCGTCAATGCCGCCGTCCTGCGCCATATCCTCCATGAAAAGAAGCAGTTCCTCGTGGGACATTTTGGTGTTGTCGTCCGTCTTGAAGAAACGGGAAACCAGCTTTTTCCACAGGGAGAACAGGAAGTTCAGTGGCGTCAGCACCCATATCCAGAGCCGGATAAAGGGCGCACTGAACATGGCAAAGCGTTCCGGCGTGTCCTTTGCAACGCTTTTGGGGGTGATCTCACCGAAAATCAAAACAACGATCGTTACGACGACCGTAGAAACCGTCGCACCCATGTCGCCGTAAAGTCCGACGAACAGAAGTGTGCCGATAGACGCCACCATGATATTGACGATATTGTTGCCGATCAGGATGGTGGAGATCAGCTTGTCATAATCTTCGGACAGCTTGAGCGCCAGCGCTGCCCGCTTGTTTCCATTGTCCGCCAACACCTTGAGGCGGGTCTTATTCAGAGACGAGAATGCCGTTTCTGTGGCGCTGAAATAGGCGGACATGGCGATGCAGGCCACCATTGCGAAAATGCTTCCAAAATAATTCATTTCAGACTCCTTTATGTTCTGTTCATACGATCATTTCATGCAAAAAGACACACCTATACCCGATACCGCAGCAAAGGGCGTAGATATGCCACATACGAACAGACCATATAAGAGCAGTTACCGTTATCGTCGCTACTGTCATTTTCCACGGATTTCTTTCTCCTTTTCGCTGTGTGCTTATATGATAGCATTTTCCCGGTGTAGATTCGGTAAAGAAACGAGTGCGGCGCAATATCCTCCTGTGAGAAATCTTGAAGCGCTTCCGCTTATGCGATATAATAACTGCTGGCAGTTATTTATACCACTGGATTTAAGCCGTTTTTCTCCCGGGCTTCGCCCGAAACCGAAAAGCATGGCGTATGATACCGCAATAAATTTCAGGAGAAGCATGATGAAGAATCGACAGCGACAAAAGGACACTCTATTTTCGATCCTTATTTTTTGCAGTGCCTTTGCCGTCAATTTGCTGATTCAGAAGCTCTTTACCATGCAGACGCTGGTACCCATGATCTTTGTGTTCGGCGTGTTTTTGATCTCGCTGAAAACCCACGGGTATTGCTATGGCATCACTTCGGCAATTGTCAGCGTATTTGCGGTGAATTTTGCCTTTACCTATCCCTATTATGTCTTCGACTTTTTCGTGGGGGAAAGCATCTTATCTGCCGTCATTATGCTGGCAGTTGCCGTTTTCACCAGTACGCTGAACAGCCGCATTCGGGATCAGGAAAAGCTGCGGACGGAGAATGAAAAAGAGAGAATGCGGGGCAATCTGCTGCGGGCGATTTCCCATGATCTGCGCACACCACTCACCTCTATATACGGGTCCTCCTCCACGCTGATCTCCAAGTATGATGCGCTGCCAAAGGAGCAGCAGCTCAAGCTGTTGGGAGAAATTCAGGAGGACAGCGAATGGCTCATCCGCATGGTTGAAAATCTTCTGTCGGTTACAAGAATCGACGGTGCGAAAGTGGAAGTCGTGAAGACACCCACGGTTCTGGATGAGCTGATCGACTCGGTTCTCATGAAGTTTTCCAAAAAGTATCCGAATCAGAAGGTCATCACACAGATACCGGAGGAATTTGTGGACATTCCCATGGATTCGCTCCTTATTGAGCAGGTACTGCTGAATCTTCTGGAAAATGCCGTATTCCACGCAAAAGGCATGACGGAGCTGACGCTTTCCGTTTCTCTTGTGGGGGATAAGGCGGTATTTGAGGTTGCCGACAACGGCTGCGGCATCCCGGATGATGCACTTCAAAAGATTTTCACCGGAAGTTATGAAAAGTCCGCCGCACCGGTGGACGGAACCCGCAGCAATATGGGGATCGGACTATCCGTGTGCGCCGCCATCGTCAAGGCGCACGGCAGCGAGATCACTGCGGAAAATAGGAAGGGCGGCGGTGCGGTATTCCGCTTTGCTCTGGAAAGAGGGGGTGAGGACGATGGGCAATAACAAGTACAAAATTCTGATCGTAGAGGACGAGGCCAACATCCGAAGCTTTATCAAAGCCAATCTGGAAACCAGCGACTATCAGGTGCTCTGTGCGGAAACCTGCGAGCTTGGCATGATGATGTATGCCTCCCATCATCCGGACCTCATCGTTCTGGATCTCGGTCTGCCGGACAGAGATGGTATGAGTCTGATTCAAGAGGTGCGAAAGACGGACACTGTACCCATCATTGTGCTCTCCGCCCGTTCCAACGAGAGGGACAAGGTGGAGGCGTTGGATCTGGGGGCGAATGATTATATCACCAAGCCCTTTGGCACGGAGGAATTGCTGGCTCGCATCCGTGCCGTTCTCCGCAGCCATCGGCACAGCGAAGAGAAGGAAAGTTCCCCCGGCGGAAAATTCCAACTTCAGGACCTGCTGATCGACTATGATACGCGGCAGGTC
The genomic region above belongs to Vescimonas coprocola and contains:
- a CDS encoding toll/interleukin-1 receptor domain-containing protein — translated: MDFRKLPSNSEGLLLKLVCSENPTQVLREQYNGLSMQQEQELDGIIRELKGLGYIDVKWADNEPYFVILNNSARTYSERLAEYNAHNPINATQGKKVRNTIFISHRSTDKGIADMLVDFFAGTGISKETVFCSSLPGNDINERISDEVRSALKSSAVSIAILSHDYYQSAYCLNEAGVLWYEDVPVIPVALPEINSGNMYGFLNNEYKLRRLDSDTDISYIYDTVSEAVSAPHTKASLITYENNKLRTRYAEYLKARELPPGGSDNSIADTIAEITTDDERIVLYYILHENVRKVSKSTISSWLNKCEIRGVNVDNAFDLLSSFDNGALNNDTLEFGIDTFRKYSANAAQILPPLKKCVDQHIELAVNIFKKIWSDDTLDINIRLFIAYIVEERMRAFGDRWMAEGEIENIRQWESKNTLDSTLSNNYGSCLEFFVQNELVYASSWTSYGNPREYTLFPSLQELLFNCPHKIMEELQKVKDAYHLDLPF
- a CDS encoding excisionase, yielding MDNILTVPIHHKMTLTAREAAEYSNIGINKIDSMLRAPNCPFVLLVRTKKLVKRREFEEYISQKLVI
- a CDS encoding TIGR02391 family protein; translation: MRVLKLPYENELYELRKWIDNTNTPLNMQFLHTPQKIQRIHQWIGVIAKETQTEYPFYAAMLPGIANILFQGNGMSPALVNPVAFGELMVIICHIGAEPSIARFWSAIHPRIVNVSHELYVDGHYSTAAEKAVKEVESRLREKFLELKTGAAVPAKIGDVIGALMSENGAFKFCDTTTTSGRDYRRGIQSLFEGIVAAYRNPAAHANLQYEKREAMEQIMLASQLMYVLDKPQL
- a CDS encoding DEAD/DEAH box helicase, which translates into the protein MELKTYQKKVIADLTRYLELLNETKNDAAAFRLFWQEKSAPALGLYQNVIPGVPNLCFKVPTGGGKTFIACNAVRPIFDALPATKTKAVVWLVPSDAILTQTAKALKDTSHPYRQKIDVDFGGRVEVYTKQELLNGQNFNPTAVTEQLSVMVLSYDSFRGRGKEVLKAYQENSNLAEFAKVLGKPDSPIEKADETALFQIINQLNPLVIVDESHHARSELSLEMLENFNPCFVLDLTATPKKESNIISYVDAVQLKNEHMVKLPVIVYNRDSQSEVLIDAIDLRNKLEEIANAEYAKTGKYIRPIALFQAQPKGKEDATTFEKLRDKLVDAGIPAEQIAIRTADVNELKNTDLMSPSCPIRYIITVNALKEGWDCPFAYILASLANKTSQVDVEQILGRILRLPHTSQHTQSALNMSYVLTSSNDFNNTVAHIVKGLNSAGFSDKDYRIGESAKPQIPEQAAEQITLPDPQGTSKPESAEDDFSGLDGKLIGAELERRREQVQTPEIAPKADTMLDAAAEVEKAYTDAIQQTGNDPVMDNLPWEVRDKVKSFGVNPQFREDIETLQIPQFFLKVEQSLFTDGSFELLDKEMLAEGFTLKGKAYDVDFAAADDEIREIDVREQDGGLPKVFKMESAEQRYFKEWFNNLPPESRVRQCKEMMFNQLNKLNMVDAAELRAYINRIVDDMDKAQLAAMEKAPLGYAAKIRDKIETLLEVHYRETFEKWLETERIVCKPYFRLRPSIHPATYTDIYARSLYTAENGDMNKLEEKLIVELTALPNVRWWHRNIAKQDFAINGFIKHYPDILIMTQSGKLICAETKGEHLKNDGSRERIALGQAWRTAAGKDYRYYMVFENDENLLPGAMSMSQFIDTVKAL
- a CDS encoding ATP-binding protein gives rise to the protein MIKRELYMSRIRPFIGTELVKVMTGIRRCGKSVMLELIQQELAESGVSPTQFISINFEDMSYSHLQTAQALHDEITKRAKEIGGKIYLFFDEIQEVKGWEKCINSLRVSLDCDIYITGSNAKLLSGELATYLGGRYVEFVIYPFSFAEFMELYRSIAPDTSIQQCFQKYLLAGGMPYLANLRYADSPSKQYLHDLFNSVQLKDIVKRNKIRDVDLLERIIAYVIANVGTTFSATSLAKFLKNEQRTVAPETILNYIKYCCEAYLFYQVKREDLQGKQILASNEKYYIADHGIREAVFGGNMRDINLILENIVYLELLRRGYEVTVGRTGDKEIDFVCDKRGEKLYVQVCYLLASDETVNREFGAYDSIRDNFPKYVVSLDEFDMSRNGIKHRNIRDFLLAEEWN